A window of the Candidatus Nezhaarchaeota archaeon genome harbors these coding sequences:
- the gcvH gene encoding glycine cleavage system protein GcvH yields MVTVGEYEVLEGLYYSENHVWVKVEGNRAKVGLTDYAQKNLKQVINVSLLDPGSSVSAGEPFGSAESLKAAVDLISPLTGVIREVNREVQENPGLINEDPYGRGWLVVIEAAKLEEELKNLMTAEKCADWLKTIA; encoded by the coding sequence ATGGTTACCGTGGGTGAGTATGAGGTACTCGAAGGGCTATACTACTCAGAGAACCACGTATGGGTTAAAGTAGAGGGCAACAGGGCCAAGGTAGGGCTGACTGACTACGCCCAGAAGAACTTAAAGCAGGTCATTAACGTGAGCCTGCTCGACCCAGGCTCCTCAGTAAGCGCTGGAGAGCCCTTTGGAAGCGCTGAGTCACTAAAGGCGGCCGTGGACTTAATATCGCCGCTCACTGGGGTAATAAGGGAGGTCAATAGGGAGGTTCAAGAGAACCCGGGGCTAATTAACGAAGACCCCTACGGTAGGGGATGGCTAGTCGTAATCGAGGCAGCGAAGCTCGAGGAGGAGCTCAAGAACCTGATGACGGCTGAGAAGTGCGCTGATTGGCTTAAGACCATAGCCTAG
- a CDS encoding radical SAM protein: MSRRPSYVRASYGTAVALGLSKGWVEVEPTTLYLLTYVEGKCLANCAFCPQARDSLSDASLLSRILWPPYPAGLVVERCLEVVEAGRARRACVQAINNPRAQPQLRWLVAKLSQGGLDSISVSTPPVGLEGLRELRKLGAERVSIALDAASPRVFDATKGASVGGPYTWEGHWRALRRALEVFGRGSVTTHLIVGLGETEREVVEAVVRLSSMGILPALFALTPVPGTRLESASPPSLASYRRIQLARHLIVEGLATLEDFVFSDTGRLAKIKCREAGLREAYSGKPFETSGCPCCNRPFYNERPGTTLYNYPRPLRPSEVELALAALKDVL, from the coding sequence GTGTCTAGGCGCCCTAGTTACGTAAGGGCCTCCTACGGGACCGCTGTAGCGCTAGGCCTCTCGAAGGGGTGGGTGGAGGTTGAGCCTACTACCCTATACTTACTGACCTACGTCGAGGGTAAGTGCCTAGCTAACTGCGCTTTCTGCCCTCAAGCTAGGGATAGTCTCTCAGACGCGTCTCTCCTGTCTAGGATCCTGTGGCCACCATACCCCGCTGGCTTAGTCGTAGAGCGCTGCTTAGAGGTAGTGGAGGCTGGGAGGGCGAGGAGGGCTTGCGTCCAAGCGATCAACAACCCCCGCGCCCAGCCGCAATTAAGGTGGCTAGTGGCTAAGCTAAGCCAGGGGGGCTTAGACTCTATCTCAGTATCCACCCCCCCGGTGGGCCTAGAAGGGCTTAGGGAGCTTAGGAAGCTGGGGGCTGAGCGCGTGTCGATAGCGCTAGACGCAGCCTCCCCCCGCGTCTTCGACGCTACTAAGGGCGCGTCCGTCGGGGGCCCGTACACGTGGGAGGGCCATTGGAGGGCGCTAAGGAGAGCGCTGGAGGTCTTTGGGCGGGGCAGTGTGACTACCCACTTAATCGTCGGCCTAGGTGAGACTGAGAGGGAGGTCGTTGAGGCGGTGGTGAGGCTGAGCTCAATGGGTATACTTCCAGCCCTCTTCGCCTTAACCCCCGTCCCAGGCACGAGGCTTGAGTCAGCCAGCCCGCCTAGCTTAGCGAGCTACCGAAGGATACAGCTGGCTAGGCACTTAATTGTTGAGGGCTTAGCGACCCTGGAGGACTTCGTGTTTAGCGATACTGGCCGCCTGGCTAAGATTAAGTGTAGGGAGGCGGGGCTTCGTGAAGCCTATAGCGGCAAGCCCTTTGAGACGAGCGGCTGTCCGTGCTGCAATAGGCCCTTCTATAACGAGAGGCCGGGCACGACTCTGTACAATTACCCGAGGCCCTTGAGGCCTAGCGAAGTTGAGCTAGCCCTAGCAGCCCTTAAGGATGTGCTATAG
- a CDS encoding OsmC family protein, whose product MLKQPPELLDFKSKLSWDGETGGEARIKSFPPLRFDTSSEYGGRGGRYPCPDELFLTSVAACALTTFLYFKDRLKLELKGLEVEALSSVKLTEQGYRVDAVKLQLLVKVARGQVEKAKKCIDLVSKYCHLKRSIEQSVPVGMEARIEEA is encoded by the coding sequence ATGCTTAAGCAGCCCCCTGAGCTCCTCGATTTTAAGTCTAAGCTAAGCTGGGACGGTGAGACTGGGGGGGAGGCCCGCATTAAGTCCTTCCCCCCGCTGAGGTTTGATACGTCCAGCGAGTACGGAGGGCGTGGAGGCAGGTACCCTTGCCCAGATGAGCTCTTCCTAACCTCAGTAGCGGCCTGCGCGCTTACTACGTTCCTCTACTTTAAGGATAGGCTTAAGCTAGAGCTTAAGGGCTTAGAAGTCGAGGCTCTCAGCTCAGTTAAGTTAACAGAGCAAGGCTACAGGGTAGACGCGGTTAAGCTGCAGCTCTTAGTGAAGGTGGCTAGGGGACAGGTTGAGAAGGCTAAGAAGTGCATTGACCTAGTCTCTAAGTACTGTCACCTTAAGCGCAGCATTGAGCAGTCCGTCCCAGTCGGCATGGAGGCACGCATCGAGGAAGCTTAG